gaATCCCTCAGCTCTCAAAAGCGagctccatgtcggaaacccaacAGTGGTATTCCTTGCTTCAAGATCAAGAATGCCAAATTCCGGTGGCAATGACAACGAAATCTACAAATAcagaatcgattagattcaagtataataagAATTAGAAgaggtgacgtatatggtcacaagaaaaatcaatgCAAAGGACGATACTCACGATCACACCCAAAACAACAGTGCACTAAGgtgaccacacgaaatcgattaacttccgtTTCAAAActatcgtgactcccccaggaccgtcacacgaaaaacatcAACCAAAGAGAAGAGTGGCGAGTTCCCTCCTTTGGCCTCATCTGCGGTATAAGAACGGCGGGAGATTGAAGTAAGGCAAATATTgtccgatataatatatctatacgttcaaaagtgGGAACGTTATTTAAAATTTACCTGTGAATGTGTGGAGAAGACGAGAGTAGTTTTCTCTTAAGAGAAGATATTGCTTATTAagtttgtgtttcttgtgtgATAATGACGGAGGAGGAATTTTGAATGTtttgatgcggggtcttgcaGGACAAAAAGTTTATTTTGCGGGGCGAATGTGTAGGAGGCCCTGCAGAGCTGCGGAGGGTCTGCAGAGGTTGCATGGCCAACAGGGGCTGCAGGGAGCTGCCGGAGATTCGGGGCCATGCAAGGCTGTCGCCAACGAGGAGCGTCAACGGAAAAGGTGCCATAGGCCGAAGACAAGGGTGGCCGGCAGGGAGAAAGAAAATCTTGGGTTTtgagggctctaaaagttcagggtttagGGCAAAGTACATGATAACGTGGTGCATGATGAATAACAATGTCTTTATTGAATGAAATGAGggctatatataggcattacataaccacaatcctgtatgattcagagtcctaataatattacagagatgcgaatctatctctaatcAGAAACCTAATAGggttaagacacacacaatagtagaataataattatcCCGGAACAACACTTTCattttacaatatatataagaaaaaatttcaacatcAAACTCAGAAAACTAATAATGTAGTaccaaaactcaaatttttcTATTAAAATGACACTAAGACCATTTTACATTATGATGTCCTCTTTTTAGTCACGTGCCTCTAAACTAatgtaattatttaaataaccTTAAAAAAAGTTTCAACATTAATCTCCAATTTAACTAGTCCAACGGTCCAACCTTCCTAGAACATAAACGGTACATGAaccgaaaattaaaaaaagtgtCGTGGGCTTTTTGCCTATACTGGCCTTGACCAAAAATGTATACAGTGGGCTTGGGCCAGGACACAGCGAGGGTATCCTAGTAAAAACACTGGTTAATACACTAAAGTCCAACTCGCCAACGCCTTCAGAGTTGTTAAAAAGGAGCCGAAAACCCTAGtctgcctctctctctctctctctctctctctgctctcCACCTGCATCTCTTGctctcagtctctctctcAGGTACCCACCTCCACAAAATGCTCCAATCTGACTAATAAGAGCTTACCCATCATGGTTTTTGACTCTAAATTTGTTTGTGTTGTGGTTTCAGATCTGAAAGAAGCAGAAAAATGGTGAGAGTCAGCGTTCTGAACGATGCTCTGAAGAGCATGTACAACGCCGAGAAGAGAGGCAAGAGACAGGTCATGATCAGGCCTTCTTCTAAGGTCATCATCAAGTTCCTCATCGTCATGCAGAAGCATGGTTCGTGTTTTCTTcacttctttttgtttttcttgtttcaatCTTGTCTACTTTACGCTGTTCAAACTAGACTGTAAGAGTATTGGATTTGAAATTGCTTAGCTGTCTGATTACTGGGTTTGAATTTGTATTATTAGAGGAATTTTGGGGTTTGAGGATATCTAGTTATATAATTAGTGGTACTGCAGGTGTTCATTATGTGATTTTTGGGTCTGGAATTGTTCGGTTTACttgttttttgggttttgaattgttatattgtatgaTTATTAGGTCTGGAGTTGTTTGGTTGTATGATTATTGGGTTTTGGCTGCAGGTTATATTGGTGAGTTTGAGTATGTTGATGACCACAGATCTGGAAAGATTGTGGTTGAACTCAATGGGAGGCTGaacaagtgtggggttatcaGTCCTCGCTTTGATGTTGGTGTCAAGGAGATTGAAGGCTGGACTGCTAGGCTTCTTCCCTCAAGACAGGTATGCCTTTTGTTAACGCTTCACTGTATTAGATGTTAGGTTACCTAATGTTTGTATATGTTAATTCTGCGCCCTGTtgatatgttttcatttccatCTGCTCATGAATGGTTACATATGTTTGCAGTTTGGATACATTGTGTTGACAACATCTGCTGGAATCATGGATCACGAGGAAGCTAGGAGAAAGAATGTTGGAGGCAAGGTTCTCGGTTTCTTTTATTGAGTAGAGTATCAAACAGATAATTGTTATGTTAAAATTTTAGTTTCGTAATGCTGGTATGTATGATTTCATAGATTTAATGTTGGTGTCGAGAGTTTATTGTACTGGGATATGACTTCTTTGTTTAGCTTGGATTGTCCTTCATGTTATTGCAACTTTGATATTGATGTTATTTTGTATTCATCATCAGTAGTCTCTGTTCTGGATGgatataaaataaatgaaaaagcTCCTTTTGGAATTCTATTTGCAACACATTGATGCAAAAATAGTTGTATGGAATCTTATACGTATTGTGGCTGCTGTTCTTCATCTGTATCATGAATGTCATCTTCTGACAGGGAATCAGGATATGCTCAGATGGTGTTGGGATAAAATGAAACTGCCCAGCTGCAGTTGTCCCTGGTGTTGAGTAGTATCATTTTTTCCCAAACATCATTTGAGCATATCCTGGTTCTCGTGCCTTTGATGAATTTGATGTCCCAGGTTGGTTTGCACGATTCTGTAGAACTCTTTTGCCGTTGGTGTATTGGAGAGATAGTGTTCCTTCAGGGGTTTTTCTTTGGTTTGATTTGTATCAGGAGTGGAGACTTGCACGGTGGTGAACTGTTTTAAGAAAGCCCCCTTGCTAATTCAGTATCTACTGAAATTCCAGGAGTTCATTAATTTAATCAGCTATTTTACACCACATTTGTGTACGATCAAGCGAAAGTCTTGAAAATCTCAGAATTTGATTGAACAAATGGAGTTTAATTGTGATTCACAACCCGCAGCAAAGAATGAAAACTGGATTAAGGGGGTTGCCTTAACATAATGGAAGTTTAACCTTATGCCCGTATGGCCGTGTTTAAATTGGCTTTAAGACGGGCCGGACTTGGGCCCGAATAGTCAACAGGCTTTTAACTGACTGCCCACAATTTTTTAGCCCCGCGGGACAATGATGACAATTACTGTGAGGTAGGCTGGTAAAATGGGCTGGCCCGGTCCGATTCTAAGATTTGAAAACCCACATATTATCTGACCCATGTCTTTTTCAATCTTAGGTGTAAAATGGACAGGGTCGGGTCGACACTATCAAAATATGTgaaggccgagcctgcctttTGCGCTGATAAAGTTTTGGCTTAAAAAGCCCGTCCATGGTTGGCCTAAGGGTCATCATTTGGCCCGTGTGCAGCCAGAAGACCTGATGGGCCATGTCCTAGCCCGGCCCGGTGAAAAACCCAGCTTTATGGGCATAAGGCTGGGTAAAGGCCGAAGGTTCAAAGCCCAAGTCCCGGCCCGTTGGAGCCAATAAGGccaaaacccggcccggccctaACCACAAACATCAAACTGTGCTCAATATCTGCATGGATGTGTTCGACATTGGAGGGGCTATCAGCTTGACAGATGAAGGCCTTGTTGATAAGGTGGTCGAGTTCATTGAGTTTCTTGAGTAAAATGGAGgaactcttcttcttcatcgttGAAGGTGATCGAAGTGTGTTTGTAAAACAGAGggtagggttgtgatagttcatGAGAGAAGTTTGGCGGTTACGTAGTTTTATACTGGTATGTAAGTGACTCGGCGTGAGACGTGACGGTTGAGGCCCACCCGAAGCccatttatttttgaaaataatagTTTTATATTTAGTTATAATATgtcaattaattaaattatt
This genomic interval from Argentina anserina chromosome 1, drPotAnse1.1, whole genome shotgun sequence contains the following:
- the LOC126787543 gene encoding 40S ribosomal protein S15a-1, translating into MVRVSVLNDALKSMYNAEKRGKRQVMIRPSSKVIIKFLIVMQKHGYIGEFEYVDDHRSGKIVVELNGRLNKCGVISPRFDVGVKEIEGWTARLLPSRQFGYIVLTTSAGIMDHEEARRKNVGGKVLGFFY